AACCAACATTCACCAATGTAGGGAGGAAGTTGCTCGTCGACCAGACCTTGCTCACCATGAGTTCACTTATAGCATTCTATTTAACCATTGGATTCATGTCTGCTGAAGGGATGAAGGAGATATTTGAGGAGATGAAGTTGAACCTTTGGATGCTATACACGGCGCAAGTTTGTATTTGTGCCCCCACGCAAATTATTAACTTTTGGTTCATACCAAGTCAGTACCGGCTCATCTACATGAACACGCTGTCTCTCGGGGCCGCTATGTATACTTCTTATTTTAAATACCGATAGGATCAAGCTGGAACTAAAAGGCAAATAAAGTTTTTAAATTAAGATTGATTGTGCTGGATTCTGTTGAAGGGAATATGAATCGTGGTAACCAAAACAGCATCAATTCATCAATTCAATCATGGCCGTTTGGTCATGTCAAATTTAGCTTAGCCACCGCTGCTCTATAGGCTTTTAGCCATGGGTTCATGTTGACTTATTTGTACGGTTTCTTGTTTGTTCTTAGGGACCGACCTTGTTAACTTCTTCTTCAATGGGTCGATAGGCCAAACCGGCTCTTTGACTTTAGGATAGGTTTGTTCCAACCATCTCGATCCTTTGATCGCGTCCTCCAGCTGGAAAATTTCGGCAGCTTTTTACTGCCCTCGTCCACGGAGTCCTTCCACCGTCTGCGTGGCTTTTCACTGCCCGGGGTCCTTCGTACCCTGTAAGGTATTCGCTTGTCGTCCATTCGTTCCACGTGACCGGCCCACTGCAGTTTTTGTAGCTTCACCACTATCGATGACGCTGGGTCATCACTGAGCTGGTACAACTAATGAttgtatctaattcgccagTCAGCTCTATCTTTTACTGGTTCATGTATTCGACGTAGAACTTTACTTTCAAGTGTGTCGATGGACTCTTCTAACGCCTGCGTTAGAGTCCACGTTTCATAGCCGTTCTCTATCACAGGCCGTATTATGGTCTTGTAGATTTGGAGTCTATTTTTCCTGTCCatccttttacttttcattatccGTAAGACTGAGTAATATGATTTCCACGCCATTATTATTCGTCGCTGAACTCCGTACTTTTCATGACCATCCTTCGCAATATTTACTGCTAAGTACACAAAGTTGTCCACGTTTTCAAAAGTCGCCCATTGCCAGGTCTTGGGGTATTGACACCCGTCTTCTTGATTTGGTAATAAAttgtgttttcttttcattaattcttaGGTCGACTTCTTACACTGCTTCATTTAGATgtaggaatacttccttggCGTTTGTAATTGAACGTGCCATGATGTTTATGTCGTCAGTGAATCCCAGTATTTGCGAAGCTTTGTGAAGCAATGTTACCGTGGTACCTAACTTCAATTTGCGGATAGCATGTTCAAGAGCTAGGTTAAGAAGGGTGGGGGTGAGTCCACCTTGATTTAATCCGCAGTGCGTTTTGAAGCACTGTGTTAGCTCGCCAAGCACCTTTACATGGGATTCAGTCAGTTCGCTCATTCGTACCAGTTTTTGTGGTAGGCGGAACCTGCGCATGATACGATTTAGTACTTCTCGTTTGATGCTATCATATGCTTGAAGGAAGTCAACGAAGAGTTGATGCACATCGATATTGACCTCATAGCAATTTTCCAGTAGTTGTTTGACCGTGAACATTTGGTCTACCGTGGATCGTCCTTTTCGAAAGTCACATTAGTATTCAGCAATTAATTTGTCTATCTACGGCTCTAACCTAGCTTGGATGATTTCCGTCAGGATCTTGGAGGACGTGCAAGGTTTCGTGTGAGCCAAAATGTCATTTGAATCGATTTGGTGTCctgctgtctgtcacacccaatttattcggaaacagccgGACGAATATTCCGAAATTGGGTGACAATGtgcggtctgtgaatccctttatatatagcaagtagcgccattttgtgttgaatttaagggggtccccatacatgcgaaaggagggtgtaaaatttttttcacagaatatgaccatgtgaggtatcaaatgaaagggttcaattagtacttttcgaaactggcctcATATTCGATATCAGGTGAAATGTAAGGGagggagggctcaaaatatgatcctcAAAAAGTGTTAACAGGTCCCGttatcagaacctatccaaccgaaagatctgaaaaaaagtcacaATGATGTATTGTATGTAAACGAAATCAAGGCCCCCAAATAcattcggttccgatatctgcacaaataaagttaagaatagtatattagcatattttagcaaTTTAGTcagaaacctttatacccgaagcaccagtttccggtattccaacttgtttaaatACTTGGGTGTTAAGCCCAAAAAGAGGGGTCGTGAAAGGAGGGGGGGCAGCAAGTTgctttccaattggtccggtccgacttCAAGTGACTGTCGACTTAGGAACCCAAATTCAGGCTTAAATTTCGCCCGGCttacgttcaatataattcacactcaCGCGGCGTCTACGATTATATATAAAGGGGCGGTTACCACCTGTAACCACtctcagtcacgctgctcccaggagagAAACGAGTCAGCgtgtgatgagttgcttctgccccgGATTAAAACGTAAGTCATTTTCTTCTCTTCTAAATGCTTGGTTGCTAAGACCAGTTATTAGgatctccatttggtccagtctgACATCAAGTGATCCTTCAACACTTCGTCTAAGTTCAGACCTGAACTATGGATCAGgacacaattttattttttttcttggctCAGTCAATTAGGGTATGTTGAATCACACCGATGTTGAGAGAGAAGTGGGGATATCTACTGTATTCAGCTATGTTTATATGAGTGTTTCATGTTTCGACTAACCTCATGCTAGGTAAAACAGAGATGCGGAGGATGTTTGATATTCAATGCGTAGCtaggtaggtagataggtatcagtggccgcttcgaggagcGCGTTTAGCGCTGtgatgcgccattttgatgccacaaactcctaacatcATGACCGCTGTCCAAAGAGCAAGCGGAAGAGAATCCAGCCTGGTTAGCTCCTCACAGACAGCCCTTATTGTTAACGAAGGATAGAAGACTCCCCAGCATGCAATCAGCATATCTCATTGAGGTTCTCAGAGAGTTGATTACCTAGTGTCTGGGGCCTGGATATAGCAAGAGCGCAACGGAAGTGCCTGTGGGTTTCTCCCTCCTCTTCCCAACTTCCAGCAAATTGTAGAGTATTCCGAGTCTGAACGTATGATCGTTTATATGCTCCTTACAAACCGCCGTAGTCCTGCATGCGTCTAGCCTAAAAGCCCTCACGGTCGGTCTTACTATAAAAAGGCCAGATCCTCTTCGACTTGGCGAAGGTGGTAAGACTTCGTCATCCGAAATTAGTGGCTGTAAGGATTTGAGATATTTTCCATTAATAAAGAACATAATCCAAAGtttgtttatatattttaatattaaaatgaataaatacGCATACAAAATGtcatcaaaaaatttactactcATTCTTGCTCTTCAACTGCCATTAATTTAATTGGAAAAAGTCACTACACTTATTTACACTCTGGGTTGcactttcattttccttttcaaccCTACCTAAGTCGTACCTATTTCTTGTTTCCCTTAGTCTTAGCTGACGTCTGCCTTTTAGTGGATTGTCCTTTGGCGGTTTGACCCTTAGCGGACTTTCCTTTGCGGTCTTTACCGTGCAGTCTTCTATCTTGTCCTGCTAAGTGCCTTTCTGATGATTTACCAGGAGATCCAGGTGTCGTATGTTTCGCCTTGCGATATTTTCGCTGTTTTGATTCTGATTGACAAGGACCTTGAGCAATGGGTCCAGAACAAGAATGCCTCTTTTTCTTCCTAGCTTCCTTACGAATCATTGCTTCAGTTCTTTCGGGAAGTGCGATGATGTAGTCTTTTTCCTGATATTGGGTGCACATCTCCGCAATATCGGGTTTCTCTTTCAAGTGTGGTTTAATTATTCCCGCTGGTGGTGTGAATTCGATGTTGAGATGACTTTCACTATCTGTAGTGTCCGATAAGCAAagcatgtctttcagagttgatGTTTGCAATACGTCACAAATGTCCTTAAGGGAGTTCTCTAGACGCTCTTTCTCTATGTAACTACGGCAAGTGCATTTCGAAATCGGTTCATTGCATTCACATTTCTTAAAGCCGATTTCCTTTAGGTAGCGCTTGATTTGGCGTCGTTTCAGTTCAATGGGATCCTTTGTGACAATGAATTGGATCGGGTCAGCCTTTGCGTAAGGATCAGCACTTCGTTTTAGTTCTTGTTCCGATTTCAGTGGATGCATCGTTACGAAATATTTCCCATAACGCTTCTGAATATGGAGCGTGGGTTTTTGGACCAGCTCCTCTTCAGGCTCGGGAAGAAGTGATGGCCTTTTTAAGGCAGTAGTTTCTTGAGTTGTTGGTAGAGTGTCGACTGGAAACTCAGTCAGGAAATATGTCATCAGTTCTCGAATTGAACGACCAATTTTTCCTGGCCGCCAGCCTCTTTTCATGGCTTTCGCATCACGATTCCAGAGCCAACCCATGTTTGCTGGAACGCGGCAACTTTCAGGTACGCATTCGTCGTGATTGAAAGCAGACTTTAGAACGGGCTTCCGTTTTGGATAGCAATAGCGGTGACGGTATTTTCGTTTCATTTCTTTCATTAGTTGTTTGATAGTTTTAGGTTTGGTTTTCTTAGGTCTGTAAGGAAAAGTGTCAACAAGATTACAAGAGTGGATTGATTGATAATTAAATGGTTATTTACGGTTTTTCAGGCTCTGGGTCACATATACTCGCCATCATTTTCTTTATTCGTTCCTCTCTTGACAGACTAGCTATCTCCTGCTCCTCGTTTTTACTTGGTTTCCTCTGTTTTACCGTCATAGTTGTTTTTTCTAAATCCTTCTTTGGTTTACCTTTTCTAGACTTTACACTCTCATTTAAAGGCTCTTCTATAGGTGGTGCGATTTGCTGTTTCATGAAGTCCATGATAAGTGAGAGCCTtggcgcttcagctccccctttccatatttttttcttagGAATTTGTTTATTAGGATCATCGCCATATTCTGCTATAATTTCATCGCACAAAGCATCTTCATTATCTGCGTCCCTATCACTTTCTGAAAGGATGCGATCCTTACGAGGACTTGTcaaactttcattttgcgggCCGAAGTCCGTGACTTCATCGCAAATTTTCC
The DNA window shown above is from Hermetia illucens chromosome 5, iHerIll2.2.curated.20191125, whole genome shotgun sequence and carries:
- the LOC119657023 gene encoding uncharacterized protein LOC119657023, which gives rise to MSQKEFVLDIIVNKLELKDDQIKDTKNLLVKFSFDDIQLDITTSRINVADFGEGRSVEFSSTLEDLKRKLRTTPLELTILNPNVNADSGGDKSEAKSNSKVIEHAGEGNDGDTNSEKTELNSTFKLGTYTDKTPSNIIGSVSCNWPSALIEKLKDNCTAVIPHIQVCDIKRNDDVVGNITLGIMLHCKCEERPSTTDRPYTNDRGILTAFENIHKEIEKNDVFFVIGKKPEERDDPISDFLREVAPCSESNRHPVRLNTSRYKFLRGTLVKDCDALNNDVCGQQGGCPDWYQPPARPAEIFKNKEKRRSCHCDIAQLELVNKGRLSTKVRKQSGKPDRKVKENVCHPVEMPQEEINPTKMLHQILEDRLKLYEREQEKLGKGRQDATNLQAKDTLPIRYCIKCCQNLTFQAKFAPCPNCGYRPSKKTVFRKDETAEDIAQEWDSDEKCFLENNGFSKYDHCTCHERGDRKNKDRKCLYCRIRKICDEVTDFGPQNESLTSPRKDRILSESDRDADNEDALCDEIIAEYGDDPNKQIPKKKIWKGGAEAPRLSLIMDFMKQQIAPPIEEPLNESVKSRKGKPKKDLEKTTMTVKQRKPSKNEEQEIASLSREERIKKMMASICDPEPEKPPKKTKPKTIKQLMKEMKRKYRHRYCYPKRKPVLKSAFNHDECVPESCRVPANMGWLWNRDAKAMKRGWRPGKIGRSIRELMTYFLTEFPVDTLPTTQETTALKRPSLLPEPEEELVQKPTLHIQKRYGKYFVTMHPLKSEQELKRSADPYAKADPIQFIVTKDPIELKRRQIKRYLKEIGFKKCECNEPISKCTCRSYIEKERLENSLKDICDVLQTSTLKDMLCLSDTTDSESHLNIEFTPPAGIIKPHLKEKPDIAEMCTQYQEKDYIIALPERTEAMIRKEARKKKRHSCSGPIAQGPCQSESKQRKYRKAKHTTPGSPGKSSERHLAGQDRRLHGKDRKGKSAKGQTAKGQSTKRQTSAKTKGNKK